A window of the Pseudomonas gozinkensis genome harbors these coding sequences:
- a CDS encoding START domain-containing protein yields the protein MGSLHRIAVLCGLTAVLATSAAQAEDWKVAKNEDGIKVSLSEVPGSDYKSYQGVTVMKTTVAKLRALQEDVSGACAWIHECKSQKLLKHEGDQSWTYTQFNTPWPVTPRDSILHVTTVEGADGSLTRNLEGVPKYLPEEKGFVRVAQVKGFWKFVPKGDQVEVTYQVHTEPGGSVPSMIANKFVVDAPFNTLKALKERAEK from the coding sequence ATGGGTTCGCTGCATCGTATCGCTGTGTTGTGTGGTTTGACCGCCGTGCTGGCCACCTCGGCCGCCCAGGCTGAAGACTGGAAAGTCGCCAAGAACGAGGACGGCATCAAAGTCTCCCTGAGCGAAGTACCGGGTTCGGACTACAAGTCTTATCAGGGCGTGACCGTGATGAAGACCACCGTCGCCAAACTGCGCGCCCTGCAGGAGGACGTTTCCGGTGCCTGCGCCTGGATTCACGAATGCAAGTCCCAGAAACTGCTCAAGCACGAAGGTGACCAGAGCTGGACCTACACTCAGTTCAATACGCCATGGCCGGTAACTCCGCGCGATTCGATCCTGCATGTCACCACTGTTGAAGGCGCCGATGGCAGCCTGACCCGTAATCTGGAAGGCGTGCCGAAGTACCTGCCTGAAGAAAAGGGTTTTGTCCGGGTCGCACAGGTCAAAGGTTTCTGGAAGTTCGTGCCAAAAGGCGATCAGGTTGAAGTGACTTACCAGGTTCACACCGAGCCGGGCGGTAGCGTGCCGTCGATGATCGCCAACAAGTTTGTGGTCGACGCACCGTTCAATACCCTGAAAGCCTTGAAAGAACGCGCCGAGAAGTAA
- a CDS encoding translation initiation factor 2 — MKAKFSAVSVVLCLLLMGHVPGALAASAQEKTPAAATAKKPVTAKKNAPAKTTQQKKAAPAKKRAPVASKSKSAKEVAKTPLPSAKLDLSLPKDMVQELKPPGAVTMPKRDPVLPQMFGEKNSGFQLNGRLLSNEMQLQLRNEERREVEGAALDFEFKQ, encoded by the coding sequence ATGAAAGCGAAATTTTCTGCCGTTTCGGTTGTGCTTTGCCTGCTGTTGATGGGTCATGTGCCCGGTGCTTTGGCGGCTTCGGCTCAGGAAAAGACCCCGGCCGCTGCCACCGCGAAAAAACCGGTCACGGCCAAGAAAAACGCACCGGCGAAAACAACGCAGCAGAAAAAGGCTGCTCCAGCCAAGAAACGGGCACCGGTCGCTTCCAAGTCCAAGTCGGCGAAAGAAGTGGCCAAGACGCCGCTGCCGTCCGCGAAGCTCGATTTGAGTCTGCCCAAAGACATGGTTCAGGAGTTGAAGCCTCCCGGCGCTGTGACGATGCCCAAGCGCGATCCGGTCCTGCCGCAGATGTTTGGTGAAAAAAACAGCGGTTTCCAGCTCAACGGCCGTTTGCTCAGCAACGAAATGCAGTTGCAACTGCGCAATGAGGAACGCCGGGAAGTCGAAGGCGCGGCGCTGGATTTCGAGTTCAAGCAATAA
- a CDS encoding osmoprotectant NAGGN system M42 family peptidase: MTTQIPEPDLNYLQKVLLEMLAIPSPTGFTDTIVRYVAERLEELGIPFEMTRRGTIRATLKGKKNSPDRAVSAHLDTIGAAVRAVKDNGRLTLAPVGCWSSRFAEGSRVSLFTDNGVIRGSVLPLMASGHAFNTAVDEMPISWDHVELRLDAYCATRADCDSLGISVGDVVAFDPLPEFTESGHISARHLDDKAGVAALLAALKAIVDSGQELMIDCHPLFTITEETGSGAAAALPWDVSEFVGIDIAPVAPGQHSSEHAVSVAMQDSGGPYDYHLSRHLLRLAGEHELPVRRDLFRYYFSDAHSAVTAGHDIRTALLAFGCDATHGYERTHIDSLAALSRLLGAYILSPPVFASDAQPATGSLDRFSHQIEHETQMESDTRVPSVDSLVGQRSDS; this comes from the coding sequence ATGACCACCCAAATTCCCGAACCGGATCTGAACTACCTGCAGAAAGTCCTGCTGGAAATGCTCGCCATTCCCAGCCCCACCGGGTTCACCGACACCATCGTGCGTTACGTCGCCGAGCGTCTGGAGGAACTTGGCATTCCCTTCGAAATGACCCGTCGCGGCACGATCCGCGCCACCCTCAAGGGCAAGAAAAACAGCCCCGACCGCGCAGTGTCGGCGCACCTGGACACCATCGGCGCCGCCGTACGCGCGGTGAAAGATAACGGGCGTCTGACCCTGGCGCCGGTGGGCTGCTGGTCGAGCCGATTTGCCGAGGGCAGCCGCGTCAGCCTGTTCACCGACAACGGTGTGATTCGCGGTAGCGTGTTGCCGTTGATGGCTTCCGGGCATGCCTTCAACACCGCCGTGGACGAGATGCCGATCAGTTGGGATCACGTCGAATTGCGTCTGGATGCCTACTGCGCGACTCGCGCCGATTGCGATTCGCTGGGCATCAGCGTCGGCGACGTGGTGGCCTTCGATCCGTTGCCGGAGTTCACCGAAAGCGGCCACATCAGCGCCCGACATCTGGATGACAAGGCCGGTGTCGCCGCGCTGCTGGCAGCCCTGAAAGCCATCGTCGACAGCGGGCAGGAGCTGATGATCGACTGCCATCCGCTGTTCACCATCACCGAGGAAACCGGCAGCGGCGCGGCGGCAGCATTGCCGTGGGACGTCAGCGAATTCGTCGGCATCGACATCGCCCCGGTCGCACCGGGCCAGCACTCCAGCGAACATGCGGTGAGCGTGGCGATGCAGGATTCCGGCGGGCCGTACGACTATCACCTGTCGCGGCATCTGTTGCGTCTTGCCGGCGAGCACGAACTGCCGGTGCGCCGCGACCTGTTCCGCTATTACTTCAGCGACGCCCACTCGGCGGTCACCGCCGGTCACGACATCCGCACCGCCCTGCTCGCCTTCGGCTGCGACGCCACCCACGGCTACGAACGCACCCACATCGACAGCCTGGCCGCGCTCAGTCGCCTGTTGGGAGCGTACATCCTGAGTCCGCCGGTGTTCGCCAGCGATGCGCAACCGGCCACCGGGTCACTGGACCGCTTCAGTCATCAGATCGAACACGAGACGCAAATGGAGAGCGACACCCGTGTGCCGTCGGTGGACAGCCTGGTAGGGCAACGCTCGGACAGTTGA
- a CDS encoding YnfA family protein codes for MLNYLWFFLAALFEIAGCFAFWMWLRQGKSALWVIPALLSLTLFALLLTRVEATYAGRAYAAYGGIYIIASIGWLAVVERIRPLGSDWIGVALCVIGASVILFGPRFSAS; via the coding sequence ATGCTCAACTACTTGTGGTTTTTCCTCGCTGCGCTGTTCGAAATCGCCGGTTGTTTCGCGTTCTGGATGTGGTTGCGCCAGGGCAAGAGTGCCTTGTGGGTAATCCCGGCGCTGCTCAGCCTGACCCTGTTCGCGCTGCTGTTGACGCGTGTCGAAGCGACTTACGCCGGTCGCGCCTACGCCGCTTACGGTGGCATTTACATCATTGCTTCGATTGGCTGGCTGGCGGTGGTCGAGCGCATCCGTCCGCTGGGTTCGGACTGGATCGGTGTGGCGCTGTGTGTGATCGGGGCGAGTGTGATTCTGTTCGGGCCGCGGTTTTCTGCGAGCTGA
- a CDS encoding YheU family protein gives MLIPYDALEVDTLTRLIEDFVTRDGTDNGDDTPLETRVLRVRQALTKGQALIVFDPESEQCQLMLKHDVPKHLFD, from the coding sequence ATGCTGATTCCCTACGACGCGCTTGAAGTCGACACCCTCACCCGCCTGATCGAGGACTTTGTCACCCGCGACGGTACCGACAACGGTGACGACACGCCGCTGGAAACCCGCGTGCTGCGGGTTCGCCAGGCGCTGACCAAAGGCCAGGCGTTGATTGTCTTCGATCCGGAAAGCGAGCAATGCCAGTTGATGCTCAAGCACGACGTGCCCAAGCACCTGTTCGACTGA
- a CDS encoding N-acetylglutaminylglutamine amidotransferase, with the protein MCGLAGELRFDQQPADLAAIERITHHLAPRGPDAWGFHAQGPIALGHRRLKIMDLSDGSAQPMIDSQLGLSLAFNGAIYNFPELRAELEALGYAFYSGGDTEVLLKGYHAWGEALLPKLNGMFAFAIWERDAQRLFIARDRLGVKPLYLSRTGQRLRFASALPALLKGGDINPILDPVALNHYLNFHAVVPAPRTLLAGIEKLPPASWMRIEADGTTEQKTWWTLPYGPHDDEKNLTLEDWRDRVLDSTREAVAIRQRAAVDVGVLLSGGVDSSMLVGLLREVGVENLSTFSIGFQDAGGERGDEFQYSDLIAKHYGTQHHQLRIDEKEIIEQLPAAFRAMSEPMVSHDCIAFYLLSREVAKHCKVVQSGQGADELFAGYHWYPQVDGAADPYAAYREAFFDRSYEDYAATVQPKWLTANDAAGDFVKEHFAQPGADAAVDKALRLDSTVMLVDDPVKRVDNMTMAWGLEARTPFLDYRLVELSARVPGRFKLPDGGKQVLKEAARLVIPSEVIDRKKGYFPVPGLKHLQGDTLNWVRELLLDPSQDRGLFKPAMLDRLLTDPQGQLTPLRGSKLWQLAALNLWLSEQGI; encoded by the coding sequence CAGACCTTGCAGCCATCGAGCGAATCACCCATCACCTGGCGCCTCGCGGCCCCGACGCGTGGGGCTTTCATGCCCAGGGGCCGATTGCCCTGGGCCATCGACGCCTGAAAATCATGGACCTGTCGGACGGCTCGGCGCAGCCGATGATCGACAGCCAACTGGGCCTTTCCCTGGCCTTCAATGGCGCGATCTATAACTTTCCGGAACTACGCGCCGAGCTCGAAGCGCTGGGTTATGCGTTCTATTCCGGCGGCGACACCGAGGTGTTGCTCAAGGGTTATCACGCCTGGGGCGAGGCGCTGCTGCCGAAACTCAACGGCATGTTTGCCTTCGCCATCTGGGAGCGCGATGCCCAGCGCCTGTTCATCGCCCGCGACCGTCTCGGTGTGAAGCCGCTGTACCTGTCGCGCACCGGCCAGCGTTTGCGTTTTGCCTCGGCCCTGCCGGCGCTGCTCAAGGGCGGTGACATCAACCCGATCCTCGATCCGGTGGCGCTCAACCATTACCTGAATTTCCACGCCGTGGTGCCTGCGCCGCGCACCTTGCTGGCGGGCATCGAAAAGCTGCCACCAGCGAGCTGGATGCGTATTGAAGCGGACGGCACCACCGAGCAGAAAACCTGGTGGACCCTGCCCTACGGCCCACACGACGACGAGAAAAACCTGACCCTGGAAGACTGGCGCGACCGCGTGCTCGACAGCACCCGCGAAGCCGTGGCGATTCGCCAACGGGCGGCGGTGGATGTCGGTGTGCTGCTGTCCGGCGGCGTCGATTCGAGCATGCTCGTCGGCCTGTTGCGCGAAGTCGGCGTGGAAAACCTGTCGACCTTTTCCATCGGTTTTCAGGATGCCGGCGGCGAACGCGGTGACGAGTTTCAGTACTCCGACCTGATCGCCAAGCATTACGGCACCCAGCACCATCAACTGCGCATCGACGAAAAAGAGATCATCGAGCAATTGCCCGCCGCGTTCCGCGCCATGAGCGAGCCGATGGTCAGTCACGATTGCATCGCCTTCTATCTGCTGTCCCGCGAAGTGGCCAAACATTGCAAGGTAGTGCAGAGCGGCCAGGGCGCCGACGAGTTGTTCGCGGGTTATCACTGGTATCCGCAAGTCGACGGCGCGGCCGATCCGTATGCGGCTTATCGCGAAGCGTTTTTCGACCGCAGCTACGAAGATTACGCCGCCACGGTGCAGCCGAAATGGCTCACGGCCAATGACGCTGCCGGCGACTTCGTGAAGGAACATTTCGCACAGCCCGGCGCCGATGCAGCGGTCGACAAGGCCCTGCGCCTGGACAGTACGGTGATGCTGGTGGACGACCCGGTCAAACGCGTCGACAACATGACCATGGCCTGGGGCCTGGAGGCGCGCACGCCGTTTCTCGACTATCGACTGGTGGAATTGTCGGCCCGTGTTCCGGGCAGATTCAAACTGCCGGACGGCGGCAAACAGGTGTTGAAAGAAGCCGCGCGGCTGGTGATTCCAAGCGAAGTGATCGACCGCAAGAAAGGTTACTTCCCGGTGCCGGGTCTCAAGCACTTGCAGGGCGATACCCTGAACTGGGTGCGCGAACTGCTGCTGGATCCGAGTCAGGATCGCGGCCTGTTCAAACCGGCCATGCTCGACAGGTTGCTGACCGACCCACAAGGTCAGTTAACCCCATTGCGCGGCTCCAAGCTGTGGCAACTGGCGGCTCTGAACCTGTGGCTCAGCGAACAAGGAATCTGA
- a CDS encoding LTA synthase family protein, which yields MANPDALNQQRSSSRLLQPTVKSHLAYTLLCALVMMVMFSVLRLALLVYNREMILDTPASTFLEAFANGLRFDIRLVVYVCIPLVLALFSARAMAARGFFRLWLTVASSIALFLGLMEMDFYREFHQRLNGLVFQYVKEDPKTVMSMLWYGFPVVRYLLAWAVGTLILTLAFKGADRLTRPRGPFSGGNVGTRQVAPWYARLAVFVVCLLICVVAARGTLRQGPPLRWGDVYTTDSNFANQLGLNGTLSLIAAAKDRMGEDRDNIWKATLPQDQAQKVVREMLMTSDDKLVDADIAAVRREYTPPADKTLPIKNVVVILMESMAGHSVGALGAPGNITPYLDKLSKEGLLFDRFFSNGTHTHQGMFATMACFPNLPGFEYLMQTPEGSHKLSGLPQLLSARNYDDVYVYNGDFAWDNQSGFFSNQGMTNFVGRNDFVNPVFSDPTWGVSDQDMFDRGLVELKARENGKPFYALLQTLSNHTPYALPTPLPVERVTDRGPLNEHLTAMRYADWALGQFFEKARKEPYFKETLFVIVGDHGFGNERQITEMDLGRFNVPMLMIAPGIQEKFGTRDHTVGTQIDIVPTIMGRLGGEVRHQCWGRDLLNLPQGDTGFGVIKPSGSEQTTAIVTADQILVLPKEKEMAPKIYQYQLGANPSAEIIPDAPRTAELKLKLEAFLQTATKSLIDNTAGVINGKPD from the coding sequence ATGGCAAACCCGGACGCCCTGAATCAGCAGCGATCTTCCAGTCGCCTGCTGCAACCGACCGTCAAATCGCATCTGGCCTACACGCTCCTGTGCGCGCTGGTCATGATGGTGATGTTTTCCGTGCTGCGCCTCGCGCTGCTGGTCTACAACCGCGAGATGATCCTCGACACCCCGGCCTCGACCTTCCTCGAAGCCTTCGCCAACGGCCTGCGCTTCGATATTCGCCTGGTGGTGTATGTCTGCATTCCGCTGGTGCTGGCGCTGTTCAGCGCCCGGGCCATGGCGGCGCGCGGGTTCTTCCGTCTGTGGCTGACCGTCGCTTCGAGCATCGCGCTGTTCCTCGGCCTGATGGAGATGGACTTCTATCGCGAGTTCCACCAGCGCCTCAACGGCCTGGTGTTCCAGTACGTGAAGGAAGACCCGAAAACCGTGATGAGCATGCTCTGGTACGGTTTCCCGGTGGTGCGTTACCTGCTGGCGTGGGCCGTGGGCACGCTGATCCTGACCCTGGCGTTCAAGGGCGCCGACCGTCTGACCCGTCCGCGTGGTCCGTTCAGTGGTGGCAACGTCGGCACCCGTCAAGTGGCGCCATGGTATGCGCGTCTGGCGGTGTTCGTGGTGTGCCTGCTGATCTGCGTGGTCGCCGCTCGCGGTACCCTGCGTCAAGGCCCGCCGCTGCGCTGGGGTGACGTGTACACCACCGATTCGAACTTCGCCAACCAGCTCGGCCTCAACGGCACGCTGTCGCTGATCGCGGCAGCCAAGGACCGGATGGGCGAGGATCGCGACAACATCTGGAAAGCCACGTTGCCGCAGGATCAGGCGCAGAAAGTGGTCCGCGAGATGCTGATGACGTCGGACGACAAACTGGTCGATGCCGATATCGCTGCCGTGCGTCGTGAATACACGCCGCCGGCCGACAAGACCCTGCCGATCAAGAACGTCGTCGTGATCCTGATGGAAAGCATGGCCGGTCACTCGGTGGGTGCTCTGGGCGCGCCGGGCAACATCACGCCGTACCTCGACAAGCTGTCGAAGGAAGGCCTGCTGTTCGACCGTTTCTTCTCCAACGGCACCCACACCCACCAGGGCATGTTCGCCACCATGGCGTGCTTCCCGAACCTGCCGGGTTTCGAATACCTGATGCAGACCCCGGAAGGCAGCCACAAGCTGTCCGGCCTGCCGCAGTTGCTCAGCGCGCGCAACTATGACGACGTGTACGTCTACAACGGTGACTTTGCCTGGGACAACCAGTCCGGTTTCTTCAGCAACCAGGGCATGACCAACTTCGTTGGCCGCAACGACTTCGTGAACCCGGTGTTCTCCGATCCGACCTGGGGCGTGTCCGACCAGGACATGTTCGACCGTGGTCTGGTGGAGCTCAAGGCGCGGGAAAACGGCAAGCCGTTCTACGCGCTGCTGCAGACCCTGTCCAACCACACGCCGTACGCCTTGCCGACACCGTTGCCGGTCGAGCGCGTCACCGACCGTGGCCCGCTCAACGAGCACCTGACCGCCATGCGTTACGCTGACTGGGCGCTGGGCCAGTTCTTCGAGAAGGCCCGCAAGGAGCCGTACTTCAAGGAGACCCTGTTCGTCATCGTCGGCGACCACGGTTTCGGCAACGAGCGTCAGATCACCGAAATGGACCTGGGTCGCTTCAACGTGCCGATGCTGATGATCGCACCGGGCATCCAGGAAAAATTCGGTACCCGTGACCACACCGTGGGCACCCAGATCGACATCGTGCCGACCATCATGGGCCGCCTCGGTGGCGAAGTGCGCCATCAGTGCTGGGGCCGCGATCTGCTGAACCTGCCGCAGGGGGACACCGGTTTCGGTGTGATCAAGCCGTCGGGCAGCGAGCAGACCACCGCCATCGTCACTGCCGACCAGATCCTGGTGCTGCCGAAAGAGAAGGAAATGGCGCCGAAGATTTACCAGTACCAACTGGGCGCAAACCCTTCTGCTGAAATCATTCCGGATGCACCGCGCACTGCCGAGCTGAAACTCAAGCTCGAAGCGTTCCTGCAAACGGCGACCAAGAGCCTGATCGATAACACCGCCGGTGTGATTAACGGCAAGCCGGACTGA
- a CDS encoding YkgJ family cysteine cluster protein: MKCREGCGACCIAPSISSPIPGMPDGKPAGERCVQLSVDNLCNIFGRPERPAVCSGFKADPEVCGSSQEDAIRLLGWWEQMTAA; encoded by the coding sequence ATGAAATGCCGTGAAGGCTGTGGCGCCTGCTGCATTGCCCCTTCCATCAGTTCGCCTATTCCAGGCATGCCTGATGGCAAACCTGCCGGTGAACGCTGCGTTCAGTTGTCGGTCGATAACCTGTGCAACATTTTCGGCCGCCCGGAGCGTCCGGCGGTCTGTTCAGGATTCAAGGCCGATCCTGAAGTCTGCGGCAGCAGCCAGGAAGATGCGATCAGACTGCTCGGCTGGTGGGAGCAGATGACCGCGGCGTGA
- the ngg gene encoding N-acetylglutaminylglutamine synthetase: MKPHATAYSQRLLRGQTPSYERLQARLAEDGSEPAAEPIAVHCGWGRLLIGHTFPDPASLARELLNEQPGERDIALYVAAPQQILGLEPAQLFLDPSDTLRLWFSDYRQATRVFRGFRIRRAQSDADWQAINQLYQARGMLPIDATLLTPHHQGGPVYWLAEDEDSGAVIGSVMGLNHQKAYNDPENGSSLWCLAVDPQCSRPGVGEVLVRHLIEHFMSRGLSYLDLSVLHDNRQAKNLYAKLGFRNLPTFAVKRKNGINQPLFLGPGPEAQFNPYARIIVEEAHRRGIDVQVDDADAGLFTLSHGGRRVRCRESLSDLTSAISMNLCQDKSLTHKVLKAAGLNVPSQQLAGNADDNLAFLDEYQRVVVKPLDGEQGQGVAVDLQTIEDVQQAIEAARQFDTRVLLESFHEGFDLRILVIGFEVVAAAIRRPAEVVGDGQHSIGALIEAQSRRRQAATSGESKIPLDHETQRTLHAAGYDYSSVLPAGEHLFVRRTANLHTGGTLEDVTAILHPTLAEAAVRAARALEIPMVGLDLMVPAADQPAYVFIEANERAGLANHEPQPTAERFVDLLFPHSQPAVS; the protein is encoded by the coding sequence ATGAAACCTCACGCCACGGCTTACAGCCAACGGCTGCTGCGCGGTCAGACGCCGTCCTACGAGCGCTTGCAGGCGCGTCTGGCCGAAGACGGCAGCGAGCCGGCCGCCGAACCGATTGCGGTGCATTGCGGCTGGGGCCGGTTGCTGATCGGCCACACCTTTCCCGATCCGGCGAGCCTCGCCCGGGAGCTGCTCAACGAACAGCCAGGCGAACGCGACATCGCTTTGTACGTTGCCGCACCGCAGCAGATTCTCGGCCTGGAACCGGCGCAACTGTTTCTCGACCCGTCCGACACCCTGCGCTTGTGGTTCAGCGATTATCGTCAGGCGACCCGCGTGTTTCGTGGATTTCGCATTCGTCGTGCGCAGAGTGACGCGGACTGGCAGGCGATCAATCAGCTGTATCAGGCGCGCGGCATGTTGCCGATCGATGCCACCCTGCTCACCCCGCACCATCAGGGCGGTCCGGTGTACTGGCTGGCGGAAGACGAGGACAGCGGCGCGGTGATCGGCAGCGTCATGGGCCTCAATCACCAGAAGGCTTACAACGACCCGGAAAACGGCAGCAGCCTGTGGTGCCTGGCGGTCGATCCGCAGTGTTCGCGGCCCGGTGTCGGTGAAGTGCTGGTGCGGCATCTGATCGAGCACTTCATGAGTCGCGGTCTGAGCTACCTCGACCTGTCGGTGCTGCATGACAACCGGCAGGCGAAAAACCTCTACGCCAAACTCGGTTTTCGCAACCTGCCGACGTTCGCCGTCAAGCGCAAGAACGGCATCAATCAGCCGCTGTTTCTAGGGCCGGGGCCGGAGGCGCAGTTCAACCCATATGCGCGGATCATCGTCGAGGAAGCCCACCGGCGCGGCATCGACGTGCAAGTGGATGACGCCGATGCCGGGCTGTTCACCCTCAGTCACGGCGGACGCCGGGTGCGTTGCCGCGAATCCCTGAGCGACCTGACCAGCGCCATCAGCATGAACCTGTGCCAGGACAAGAGCCTGACTCACAAAGTGTTGAAAGCCGCCGGGTTGAATGTGCCGTCACAGCAATTGGCGGGGAACGCAGACGACAATCTGGCGTTTCTCGATGAATACCAGCGAGTGGTGGTCAAGCCGCTGGATGGCGAACAGGGCCAAGGTGTGGCGGTGGATCTGCAAACCATCGAGGACGTGCAGCAGGCTATTGAAGCGGCCAGACAGTTCGACACTCGCGTGCTGCTCGAGAGCTTCCACGAAGGCTTCGACCTGCGGATTCTGGTGATCGGTTTCGAGGTGGTCGCAGCGGCGATCCGCCGCCCGGCCGAAGTGGTCGGCGACGGTCAGCATTCCATCGGCGCATTGATTGAAGCGCAGAGCCGGCGCCGGCAAGCGGCCACCAGCGGCGAAAGCAAAATCCCGCTGGATCACGAAACCCAGCGCACCCTGCACGCGGCCGGTTACGACTACAGCAGCGTTCTGCCGGCCGGTGAGCATCTGTTCGTGCGACGCACGGCGAACCTGCACACCGGTGGCACGCTGGAAGACGTCACGGCGATTTTGCACCCGACCCTGGCCGAGGCCGCCGTGCGCGCGGCCCGGGCGCTTGAAATCCCGATGGTCGGCCTCGACCTGATGGTGCCGGCGGCAGATCAACCGGCGTACGTGTTCATCGAAGCCAACGAGCGGGCGGGTCTCGCCAACCATGAGCCGCAGCCGACGGCCGAGCGGTTTGTCGATCTGTTGTTTCCGCACAGTCAGCCGGCTGTCTCTTGA
- a CDS encoding SDR family oxidoreductase, translated as MQNRMMITGAGSGLGREIALRWAREGWQLALSDVSEPGLQETLRLVREAGGDGFIQRCDVRDYSQLTAFAQACEVKLGGIDIIVNNAGVASGGFFSELSLEDWDWQIAINLMGVVKGCKAFLPLLEQSKGKIINIASMAALMQGPAMSNYNVAKAGVVALSESLLIELAQQEVGVHVVCPSFFQTNLLDSFRGPTPAMKAQVGKLLESSPITASDIADYIYKQVAAGEFMILPHEQGRMAWALKQKNPQLLYNEMTSMAEKMRAKAKQNNG; from the coding sequence ATGCAAAATCGCATGATGATCACTGGCGCGGGCTCTGGCCTGGGTCGCGAAATCGCGCTGCGCTGGGCGCGTGAAGGCTGGCAACTGGCCTTGTCCGACGTCAGCGAACCCGGTTTGCAAGAGACCCTGAGACTCGTTCGCGAGGCCGGTGGTGACGGCTTCATCCAGCGCTGCGATGTGCGTGATTACAGCCAGCTCACGGCGTTCGCCCAGGCTTGCGAAGTGAAACTTGGTGGCATCGACATCATCGTCAACAACGCCGGCGTGGCCTCGGGCGGCTTCTTCAGCGAGCTGTCGCTGGAGGACTGGGACTGGCAGATCGCAATCAACCTGATGGGCGTGGTCAAAGGTTGCAAGGCGTTCCTGCCGCTGCTGGAACAGAGCAAGGGCAAGATCATCAACATCGCCTCGATGGCCGCGCTGATGCAGGGGCCGGCGATGAGTAACTACAACGTGGCCAAGGCCGGGGTGGTGGCACTGTCGGAAAGTCTGTTGATCGAACTGGCCCAACAAGAAGTCGGGGTTCATGTGGTCTGCCCGTCGTTCTTCCAGACCAATCTGCTGGATTCTTTCCGTGGCCCGACGCCAGCGATGAAAGCCCAGGTCGGCAAGTTGCTGGAAAGTTCGCCAATCACCGCCAGCGACATTGCCGATTACATCTACAAGCAAGTCGCAGCCGGTGAGTTCATGATTCTGCCCCACGAACAAGGGCGCATGGCCTGGGCGCTCAAACAGAAGAATCCGCAGCTGCTGTACAACGAAATGACCTCGATGGCCGAAAAGATGCGTGCCAAGGCCAAACAGAACAACGGCTGA
- a CDS encoding DUF3309 family protein, which produces MDMGTILIIILILLLIGGLPVFPHSRSWGYGPSGIIGVVLVVLLVLLLLGRI; this is translated from the coding sequence ATCGACATGGGCACAATTCTTATCATTATCCTGATCCTGTTGCTGATCGGTGGTCTGCCGGTCTTCCCGCACTCCAGAAGTTGGGGTTACGGCCCTTCGGGCATTATCGGCGTAGTGCTGGTTGTACTGCTGGTGCTGTTGTTACTCGGTCGCATATGA
- the csrA gene encoding carbon storage regulator CsrA, with protein MLVLSRVVGELISIGDNITLRVLAVNGSSVRFGVEAPEQVGVHRAEVYERIQRKQASGKGR; from the coding sequence ATGCTTGTACTCAGCCGTGTTGTCGGTGAACTGATTTCCATCGGCGACAACATCACTCTGCGCGTTCTGGCGGTCAACGGCTCCAGCGTGCGGTTCGGCGTCGAAGCGCCGGAGCAGGTCGGCGTGCATCGCGCCGAAGTCTACGAACGGATCCAGCGCAAACAGGCCAGCGGCAAGGGCCGCTGA